GATGCCGACACGGGCGGTTACAATCTGCAAGCGGCCTTCTCCACCGGCCATGTAGCCGGCGAACAGGCTGTCGCCTTCGTAAAAGAACGGATGGAAACTCAATTGCGTTGACATCCCCTGTTCTGCTGATTATACTAAAAATATTAAAGAGGAGGAGGAGGAGGAGGAGCAAAATGAGACGTATAAAATGGCTGCACTTGATAGCGATTTTTTTGTTGGTTGCGGTTTCGGCCTGTACAAAATACGAAAGACAGGTGGTTCCTTTCAAACTTCCGACGGCCTACCCGAACGCCACGGAGGCTGCCGAGGCAACCATCGCCGCCAAGGCCTACGACGGCAAAGATGAGGCTGGTAATGCTTTCGGCTTTGACATCCGCGGCGCCGGCATCCTGCCCGTCCAGGTCATATTTGACAACAAGGGCGCTCATTCTCTGGAAATTGTCCCGGCGCAAACCTTCCTGGTGGATGAGGCCAATAACCTCTGGCCTATTCTCGATGCGAGCCTTGCCTACGACCGGATAAACAAAAAGACGGAGCTGGGCAACGTCGTGCCGGAGGGCGCCAAATCCGGTATGCTGGCTGGCGCCGCCGGAGGCATCATCGGCGCGGCAATCGGTATTGTTACGGGGACGAGTGTCGGCGAGGCAGCCGCAAAAGGGGCGGCCATCGGCGCGGCGGCCGGTCTGACCATGGGAGGTGCAAAGGGTTTGACCGATGACGAGGCGCGTTATCAAATCCGGGATGATCTGAAGACCAGATCTCTGGAAAAGCGGGCGGTAAAACCCTACGAGATTGCCCACGGGTTCATTTTTTTCCCCGGCGAAGCCGGGAAGCCCAAGGAGCTGCGCCTGCATCTGAAAGCAACTGATACAGGCACAATTTATCCCCTCATCTTAAAATTCTAACGGAAAAGGACAAAAGGAAATAACTATGGACGAAGGATGGATTTTACTAATTGTCGTTGTCGGATGGTTCGTCGTGAACCGGTATGTCTTGCCCAGAATGGGAATTGCCACCTGAATGGCTTCTCCCAACGGGAAGGATTCCTGTAAAAAAGATGTCAATAAAAACAACGCCTGCCAGAGATGAAAATGCTCGGATCCGTCGCCTGAGGAAGATGGATAAGACGAATCTGTCCCCTGATGGTGGACCTCAGTTCAACCGACTGATATTCACCGGCAGCCCCTATCTGCTCCAGCATGCGGAAAACCCTGTCGCCTGGTATCCCTGGGGCGCCGAAGCCTTTGATAGAGCAGTTAAGGAGGACAAACCGAT
The Deltaproteobacteria bacterium DNA segment above includes these coding regions:
- a CDS encoding NAD(P)/FAD-dependent oxidoreductase, whose amino-acid sequence is DADTGGYNLQAAFSTGHVAGEQAVAFVKERMETQLR